One stretch of Anolis sagrei isolate rAnoSag1 chromosome 11, rAnoSag1.mat, whole genome shotgun sequence DNA includes these proteins:
- the ZDHHC12 gene encoding palmitoyltransferase ZDHHC12: MRLRATQAGLSAGIGATLFLHPTDLRLQVEEGAWLAPLFFLGLLFSSVALYFVVSLMDPGFVHEQKKESGSKEQEIIAFPQDVPEVRLRRCGYCMLKQPMRAKHCRECRHCVRRYDHHCPWIENCVGERNHRLFVLYLAVQLAVVLWAMETAWSGLGALPSFSSFSWVWLCHNLLLLLCLLVLSVCAVVAALLLASHAYLASCNTTTWEFMSRHRISYLRHCPDEENPFDRGVFHNLWGFFCARRSVRWENLYPSAV, from the exons ATGCGCTTGCGGGCCACGCAGGCCGGGCTCAGCGCCGGGATCGGGGCCACGCTCTTCCTCCACCCCACAG actTGCGTCTCCAGGTGGAGGAAGGGGCCTGGCTGGCTCCGCTCTTCTTCCTGGGCTTGCTCTTCTCCTCGGTGGCCTTGTACTTCGTGGTCTCCCTCATGGACCCCGGCTTCGTCCACGAACAGAAGAAG GAATCAGGGAGCAAGGAACAGGAAATCATCGCCTTCCCGCAAGACGTTCCGGAGGTCCGGCTCCGTCGCTGCGGTTATTGCATGCTGAAG CAACCCATGCGGGCCAAGCACTGCCGCGAATGCCGGCACTGTGTCCGGCGCTATGACCACCATTGCCCGTGGATCGAGAACTGCGTCGGGGAACGCAACCACCGGCTCTTCGTCCTCTACCTGGCCGTCCAGCTGGCGGTTGTGTTGTGGGCCATGGAGACCGCCTG GTCCGGCCTGGGTGCGctgccctccttctcctccttctcgtGGGTTTGGCTCTGCCACAACCTGTTGCTGCTGCTCTGCTTGCTGGTGCTGTCGGTGTGCGCGGTGGTGGCGGCCTTGCTCCTGGCCTCGCACGCCTACCTGGCCTCGTGCAACACCACCACCTGGGAGTTCATGTCCCGCCACCGCATCTCCTACTTGCGCCACTGCCCGGATGAGGAGAACCCCTTTGACCGGGGGGTCTTCCACAACCTCTGGGGGTTCTTCTGTGCTCGCAGGAGCGTCCGGTGGGAGAACCTCTACCCAAGTGCCGTCTGA